In Dermatophilus congolensis, a genomic segment contains:
- a CDS encoding peptidoglycan D,D-transpeptidase FtsI family protein — protein sequence MNNPIRRVAILAATMFAALLISTTIIQFFQAQELRDKPNNTRTLLASYATARGSILIGGNEIASSRPVDDQYRYQRVYPKGDLYAHVTGYYSLVYGAGAGLEKAAHDLLSGQASSLIYRRLGDLITGQNPSGATLELTINPAAQKAAEAALGERRGAAVALDPKTGAVLAMVSHPTFDPNSLAGHDRSKVTSAWERFSKAKSNPTINRAIGGNLYPPGSTFKLITAAAALESQKYGTQTQLPGPERLPLPGSSTSLPNAGGGACDNGTVTLARAVQMSCNTAFGYLGQQLGGDAIRSQAAKFGFGEQLKIPMSVTPSTIPKNSDTAQNIQIAIGQFDVRATPMQIAMVAAGIANGGELMKPYLISKTMGADLDVIEETRPQKLSTAVSKETAKKLTQMMEGVVEGGTGTKAQISGVKVAGKSGTAEHGEGRPPHAWFTAFAPANDPQVAVAVVVEDGGVAGSEGGGGKVSAPIAKKIMEAVINR from the coding sequence ATGAACAACCCCATCCGTCGCGTCGCGATCCTCGCCGCAACAATGTTCGCGGCCTTACTGATCTCCACCACGATCATTCAGTTTTTCCAAGCACAAGAACTGCGAGACAAACCGAATAACACCCGCACTCTTCTGGCCTCTTACGCCACCGCGCGCGGATCAATCCTCATTGGCGGCAACGAAATCGCCTCGTCCCGACCCGTGGATGACCAATACCGATACCAACGCGTCTACCCCAAAGGTGACCTATACGCACACGTCACTGGCTACTACTCGCTCGTCTACGGAGCAGGAGCTGGCCTGGAGAAAGCAGCTCACGATCTCCTCAGCGGCCAAGCAAGCTCACTCATCTACCGACGCCTCGGCGATCTCATCACTGGCCAAAACCCCAGCGGAGCAACCCTGGAACTGACCATCAACCCAGCTGCACAGAAGGCAGCCGAAGCAGCACTCGGTGAACGTCGCGGAGCCGCAGTCGCACTCGACCCCAAAACTGGCGCCGTCTTAGCCATGGTCAGCCACCCCACATTCGACCCCAACTCCTTGGCAGGCCACGATCGCAGCAAAGTGACCAGTGCCTGGGAACGGTTCTCCAAAGCTAAGAGCAACCCCACCATCAACCGAGCTATCGGCGGTAACCTCTATCCACCCGGATCCACTTTCAAACTCATCACAGCCGCCGCAGCTCTCGAATCACAAAAATACGGAACCCAAACCCAACTACCCGGACCTGAACGACTCCCCCTGCCAGGCAGCAGCACAAGCCTTCCCAACGCGGGAGGTGGCGCATGCGACAACGGCACAGTCACTCTCGCACGCGCTGTACAAATGTCCTGCAACACAGCTTTCGGCTACCTCGGACAGCAACTCGGCGGTGACGCCATCCGCAGCCAGGCAGCAAAATTCGGGTTCGGTGAACAACTCAAAATTCCCATGTCAGTTACCCCAAGCACCATCCCTAAGAACAGCGACACAGCACAGAACATCCAAATTGCTATCGGCCAGTTCGATGTCCGCGCGACTCCCATGCAAATAGCTATGGTCGCTGCAGGCATCGCTAACGGCGGCGAACTGATGAAGCCATACCTCATCAGCAAAACAATGGGCGCAGACCTTGATGTCATCGAGGAAACACGTCCACAAAAACTCAGCACAGCAGTCAGCAAAGAAACAGCTAAAAAACTCACCCAAATGATGGAAGGCGTCGTGGAAGGCGGAACTGGCACCAAGGCACAGATTTCCGGCGTCAAAGTCGCTGGAAAATCTGGTACCGCCGAACACGGAGAAGGGCGCCCACCACACGCATGGTTCACGGCGTTCGCGCCGGCAAACGACCCACAGGTCGCCGTCGCCGTCGTGGTCGAAGACGGCGGAGTAGCAGGAAGCGAAGGGGGCGGCGGCAAGGTTTCGGCACCGATCGCCAAAAAAATCATGGAGGCAGTGATCAACCGATGA
- the pknB gene encoding Stk1 family PASTA domain-containing Ser/Thr kinase, which translates to MTDETRKLANRYEVRGLVGRGGMADVHAGFDTRLGREVAIKILRSELARDPAFLHRFRREAQAAASLNHPSIVAVFDSGEDEHTDTHGQTLVQPFIVMEYVHGITLRERLAEAGCLSLKEACDTLTQVLAALGYSHSHGIVHRDIKPGNVMVTPTGVAKVMDFGIARAIADSAATMTNTSVVIGTAQYLSPEQAQGREIDARSDIYSAGCLLYELVTGRTPFIGESPVSIAYQHVGEPPQSPSVFNEEIPAALDHVILHALEKSPADRYQSAEEFDDDIKAFLKGDSPQAHGSDSATAVFGAAKNGEATDVHQVVTAKPQEPARRKRRWLIPLVATFVVVSAFLGVLASQGLLTFAEKTVAVPNLAQKTDAQAQQALSELGLAAGKETTSNPAKAGTVLSQNPAAGNHVQVGSTVSYVVSSGPATLQVPDLRNFEQAAARQTLEDRGLAIQAVEPIDSKDVSAGNVVSTDPPAGASVKEGTKVTLNVSTGRVTVPNLVGLSREDAIRKLKEAGLGRVFTPVRGNGKPGTVLSQSYQKGEKVPVGTVIELNIVSEPPPAPTATATVTVPPSPSPSPPASGPIGEGDDPGEEPDPNHSINSGKP; encoded by the coding sequence GTGACCGACGAGACCCGCAAACTCGCCAATCGCTATGAGGTCCGTGGCCTCGTAGGCCGAGGCGGCATGGCCGATGTCCACGCCGGATTCGACACACGGCTTGGGCGCGAGGTCGCAATCAAAATTCTTCGCTCCGAACTTGCTCGCGACCCTGCGTTTCTTCACCGTTTCCGCCGTGAAGCGCAAGCGGCTGCAAGTTTGAACCACCCGTCGATCGTGGCTGTGTTCGATTCAGGCGAAGATGAGCACACTGATACGCACGGTCAAACTCTTGTTCAGCCGTTCATTGTCATGGAGTACGTTCACGGAATCACTTTGCGTGAACGTCTGGCTGAGGCAGGCTGCCTTTCGCTCAAGGAAGCCTGTGACACCCTGACTCAGGTACTCGCTGCGCTCGGGTATAGTCATAGTCACGGCATCGTTCACCGCGATATCAAGCCTGGCAACGTGATGGTTACTCCCACTGGCGTCGCCAAGGTCATGGACTTTGGTATTGCTAGGGCTATTGCGGACTCTGCAGCAACAATGACGAACACTTCCGTAGTCATTGGCACTGCTCAGTACCTCTCGCCCGAGCAAGCCCAAGGCCGTGAAATCGATGCGCGTTCAGACATCTACTCGGCGGGTTGTTTGCTCTATGAACTCGTAACTGGGCGCACCCCGTTTATTGGTGAGTCGCCGGTGTCTATCGCCTATCAGCACGTAGGTGAGCCACCTCAGTCTCCTTCTGTTTTCAATGAAGAGATCCCCGCAGCGCTGGATCATGTGATTCTTCACGCGTTGGAGAAGAGCCCCGCAGATCGCTATCAGAGCGCTGAAGAGTTCGATGATGACATCAAGGCTTTTCTCAAGGGCGATTCGCCTCAGGCACATGGATCAGATTCAGCGACTGCGGTATTCGGCGCGGCCAAAAATGGCGAAGCAACTGATGTTCATCAGGTGGTAACAGCTAAGCCACAAGAACCTGCCCGCCGCAAGCGACGCTGGTTAATCCCTCTGGTAGCTACTTTCGTAGTTGTTTCTGCTTTCTTAGGGGTCCTTGCTTCTCAAGGTTTGTTGACGTTTGCTGAGAAAACTGTCGCTGTGCCCAATCTGGCGCAAAAGACAGACGCCCAGGCACAACAGGCTCTTTCTGAACTTGGGCTAGCTGCGGGGAAAGAGACGACAAGTAATCCTGCCAAGGCCGGGACTGTACTTTCTCAAAATCCGGCGGCAGGAAATCATGTTCAGGTTGGGAGCACCGTTTCGTATGTGGTCTCTTCAGGACCGGCGACTTTACAGGTGCCAGACTTGCGTAATTTTGAGCAGGCTGCTGCACGTCAGACGCTGGAAGATCGTGGTCTTGCAATTCAGGCTGTCGAACCTATCGATAGCAAGGATGTTTCGGCGGGTAACGTTGTTTCTACTGACCCGCCAGCAGGAGCATCGGTGAAAGAGGGCACCAAGGTCACACTGAATGTCTCCACTGGCCGGGTAACTGTGCCGAACCTAGTTGGTTTGAGCAGAGAAGACGCGATCCGCAAGTTGAAGGAAGCTGGGCTTGGCCGAGTGTTCACTCCCGTGCGGGGTAACGGCAAGCCAGGAACGGTACTGTCGCAGAGTTACCAAAAGGGCGAGAAGGTCCCGGTTGGTACTGTGATCGAACTCAACATTGTTTCGGAGCCGCCTCCTGCGCCTACTGCTACTGCAACTGTCACGGTTCCGCCTTCTCCTTCTCCTTCTCCCCCGGCGAGTGGCCCGATTGGAGAGGGAGATGACCCTGGTGAAGAGCCGGATCCTAACCACTCGATAAATTCGGGTAAGCCTTGA
- a CDS encoding cell division protein CrgA has translation MDDYDNLSPKEQKALRKAQKKEERAQQKIARKSMGGNRPWFVPTMLGLMLIGLVWVVVFYLSSYKYPIESLQNWNLGIGFAFIMAGFLMTTQWK, from the coding sequence ATGGACGACTACGACAACCTTTCTCCGAAGGAGCAGAAAGCCCTGCGCAAAGCCCAGAAGAAAGAGGAGCGAGCACAGCAGAAGATCGCTCGCAAATCGATGGGTGGCAATCGTCCTTGGTTTGTCCCGACGATGCTTGGCTTGATGCTTATTGGTCTTGTGTGGGTTGTTGTTTTCTACTTGAGTAGTTACAAGTATCCAATTGAGTCGTTGCAGAACTGGAATTTAGGTATTGGCTTCGCGTTCATCATGGCTGGTTTTTTGATGACGACTCAGTGGAAGTAA
- a CDS encoding protein kinase domain-containing protein: MRYETGLEFGNRYTLGDRIAVGGMGEVWRARDKVLERDVAIKLLSPTLAGQPGFAQRFREEARNSAALGHPNIANVYDYGEDSGAHWLVMELVEGNNLAHILKDEVRIDPDRTSSILAQAALGLQAAHDAGVIHRDVKTANIIIRNDGVAKITDFGISRAIDAVPITRTGEVMGTAQYISPEQATGKPVGPASDIYSLGVVAYEMVAGHRPFEETSPVATAMAHVQDPVPPLPGWVPEDLSTVIMSCLNKAPEDRPASAGDLARMLTGGPSAAGLLATQRITQPGSGQRITTRPQTHPVPTYYEDDIEESPRNKSWLWFLIAIAVIGLLIFGGMASGLLGGGSKTPDSPETISPTSTAPTTSSPSSTTADSSGESSTIDARDYIGLTADEASAKLRERGFVPKINHIDAPQSAETVVSIDPTGSVSKGSEVKLNVSRGKGSGSSKPGSTATVTVTQAPSHTRTQNPAPSDKQPPSDQEPDSSDKSPDNSGKQNPAPPGGGANGFPHMHSAQQDQSAQQDATPLDEGMAQDK, encoded by the coding sequence ATGAGGTACGAGACCGGTCTAGAATTCGGCAACCGCTACACACTCGGCGATCGCATCGCAGTAGGCGGCATGGGTGAAGTGTGGCGTGCCCGTGACAAAGTGCTCGAACGTGACGTCGCCATCAAACTTCTCAGCCCCACCCTTGCTGGCCAACCCGGGTTCGCTCAACGGTTCCGCGAAGAGGCTCGCAACTCCGCAGCTCTTGGCCACCCCAATATTGCCAATGTCTACGACTATGGCGAAGACTCTGGTGCTCACTGGCTTGTGATGGAGCTGGTGGAGGGAAATAATCTCGCGCATATCCTCAAAGATGAAGTACGCATCGACCCAGATCGCACCTCTTCAATCCTTGCTCAGGCTGCGCTTGGTCTTCAGGCAGCCCACGATGCAGGCGTGATTCACCGCGATGTCAAGACCGCGAACATCATCATCCGCAACGATGGCGTCGCCAAGATCACCGACTTCGGTATTTCTCGTGCTATCGATGCGGTTCCGATTACTCGCACCGGCGAAGTTATGGGAACCGCTCAGTACATCTCCCCTGAGCAGGCCACCGGTAAACCAGTAGGCCCTGCCAGCGATATCTACTCGCTGGGTGTGGTTGCCTACGAGATGGTTGCTGGGCACCGTCCTTTCGAAGAAACCAGTCCAGTTGCTACAGCAATGGCGCATGTCCAGGATCCTGTCCCACCGCTACCTGGATGGGTTCCTGAGGACCTCTCGACGGTGATCATGTCGTGTCTGAACAAGGCACCTGAGGATCGTCCTGCTTCGGCCGGCGATCTGGCCCGTATGTTGACTGGCGGCCCCTCTGCAGCTGGATTGCTCGCAACACAACGCATCACGCAACCTGGCTCTGGACAGCGCATCACCACTCGCCCCCAGACACACCCCGTCCCTACTTATTACGAAGACGACATCGAGGAATCACCTCGTAACAAATCATGGCTATGGTTCCTCATCGCCATCGCAGTCATTGGGTTGCTTATCTTCGGAGGTATGGCTTCTGGCCTGCTCGGAGGTGGCTCGAAAACACCTGATTCACCCGAAACGATCTCTCCCACGTCCACAGCTCCAACCACATCAAGCCCGAGCTCCACAACGGCAGACAGTAGCGGCGAATCCAGCACTATTGATGCACGTGACTACATCGGTCTAACTGCTGATGAGGCGAGCGCGAAACTGCGTGAACGTGGGTTTGTTCCGAAGATCAACCACATTGATGCACCACAGTCTGCTGAAACTGTTGTATCCATTGATCCCACCGGATCTGTTTCTAAGGGCTCTGAAGTCAAACTCAACGTTTCGCGAGGTAAGGGCAGCGGCAGCAGTAAGCCTGGCAGCACAGCTACCGTCACGGTGACGCAAGCTCCAAGCCACACTCGTACGCAGAACCCAGCTCCTAGTGACAAGCAACCCCCGTCAGACCAGGAGCCGGACTCTTCAGACAAAAGCCCTGACAACAGTGGGAAGCAGAACCCTGCTCCTCCCGGTGGTGGAGCCAACGGCTTCCCGCACATGCACTCGGCACAGCAGGATCAATCGGCACAGCAGGATGCAACGCCTTTGGATGAAGGAATGGCCCAAGACAAGTGA
- a CDS encoding anthranilate synthase component II, producing MTTGAGSKVLVVDNFDSFVYTIVGYLEQLGTECHVIRNDIVIPQTVGQYDGVLISPGPGTPENSGKSIDVIHACAQKHVPMFGVCLGLQALAVAYGASVTRAPELVHGKVSDVFHDNTGVFAGISNPFRATRYHSLAVDEKTLPPELIVDARTDNGIIMGLRHATLPLSSVQFHPESVMTAQGHRLLANWLATTGVSGVIEASATMSPLIKEAAF from the coding sequence GTGACAACAGGTGCCGGAAGCAAAGTACTAGTAGTCGATAACTTCGACAGCTTTGTCTACACAATTGTGGGGTATCTGGAACAACTAGGAACCGAGTGTCACGTCATCCGCAACGACATCGTTATCCCACAGACAGTGGGCCAATACGACGGCGTGCTTATCTCACCAGGTCCAGGAACCCCAGAAAACTCAGGCAAATCCATCGACGTTATCCACGCATGTGCCCAAAAACACGTACCCATGTTTGGGGTCTGCCTCGGCCTGCAAGCACTCGCTGTAGCTTACGGAGCATCAGTGACACGTGCACCAGAACTCGTCCATGGCAAAGTAAGCGACGTATTTCACGACAATACAGGGGTATTCGCAGGTATCAGTAATCCCTTCCGCGCCACCAGATACCACTCACTTGCCGTTGACGAAAAGACCCTGCCACCTGAACTCATCGTCGATGCCCGCACCGATAACGGCATTATCATGGGACTCAGGCACGCAACCCTTCCTCTATCTAGCGTGCAGTTCCACCCCGAAAGCGTCATGACTGCTCAAGGCCACCGGTTACTAGCCAACTGGCTCGCAACCACCGGTGTCTCCGGCGTTATTGAAGCTAGCGCAACAATGAGTCCCCTCATCAAAGAAGCGGCGTTCTGA